Proteins from one Gallus gallus isolate bGalGal1 chromosome 17, bGalGal1.mat.broiler.GRCg7b, whole genome shotgun sequence genomic window:
- the LRSAM1 gene encoding E3 ubiquitin-protein ligase LRSAM1 isoform X5, whose product MTYPSPDICSAGTESIQQFLCKECGIAYYPPSEYVLPALESDGGETSVDGVDRTVHKYLEEESKWQNKFSDYEKRKEKKMQEKLEFERRLNMGQREHALLVQQINNQKGEILQTVREDQMRLEEGLTKHQRHLEEERLKLLQQLKQAEQGIASRIQKLIEDNQRQKQSSDILKSLENERLRMEQLMAITQEETEHLRRREVASAMQQMLAESYKNKLIQMTYESRRQDLVSQACSSLAEMDQKFQQILAWQQMDQNKAVSQILQQSEMQKAAFEALQVKKDLMHRQIRNQIKLIETELLQLTQLELKRQELDTETLQGMIMEQRQALGYLLQQLLKEKKQREEELQQILLEMEAKSETKQENYWLIQYQRLLNQKPLSLKLQEEGLEKQLVNLLIELSAEQYVPVFAHHRISLEMLSTMTASDLEKMGIAETGLQHAILRRAQEILAVAKMIPELLRTEDAEIPAAAQPSAPEEEAPSSVVPTAPLLQWDEKKSECVVCMEQEAQMIFLPCGHVCCCQTCCKRLQTCPLCRRDITQHVRIFYSS is encoded by the exons AGTGTGGAATTGCATACTACCCTCCCTCAGAGTACGTGCTCCCTGCACTGGAGAGTGATGGAGGAGAAACATCAGTGGATGGGGTGGACAGGACAGTGCACAAATACTTGGAGGAGGAGAGCAAGTGGCAG aacaaattCTCGGACTATGAGAAGAGGAAG gaaaaaaaaatgcaggagaaGCTTGAATTTGAGCGGCGCTTGAACATGGGGCAAAGAGAACACGCACTGCTTGTTCAGCAGATCAACAATCAGAAGGGTGAGATACTGCAGACAGTAAGAGAG GATCAGATGAGACTGGAGGAGGGCCTGACAAAGCACCAGCGCCATTTGGAGGAGGAGCGCCTGAAACTgttgcagcagctgaagcaagcaGAGCAAGGCATTGCCAGCCGTATCCAGAAGCTGATAGAGGACAATCAGAG GCAAAAGCAAAGTTCAGACATTCTGAAATCCTTGGAGAATGAGAG ACTAAGGATGGAACAGCTGATGGCAATCACACAGGAGGAGACAGAGCATCTACGCAGAAGGGAAGTGGCCT CTGCCATGCAACAAATGCTGGCTGAGAGCTACAAGAACAAGCTCATCCAAATGACCTATGAATCTCGTCGGCAAGACCTTGTCAGCCAGGCCTGCTCCAG CCTGGCTGAGATGGATCAGAAGTTCCAGCAAATCCTGGCTTGGCAACAGATGGATCAGAACAAAGCTGTTAGTCAGATCTTGCAGCAG AGTGAGATGCAGAAAGCTGCCTTTGAAGCTCTCCAAGTGAAGAAGGATCTTATGCACAGACAGATCAGGAACCAG ATTAAATTAATAGAAACAGAGTTATTGCAGCTGACACAGCTGGAGTTAAAGAGGCAAGAACTGGACACAGAGACGCTGCAG GGGATGATCATGGAGCAACGCCAAGCACTTGGTtacctgctgcagcagctgctcaaagaaaagaagcaaagggaagaagaatTGCAACAAATACTG ttggaAATGGAAGCAAAGAGTGAAACCAAACAGGAGAACTACTGGCTGATCCAGTACCAGCGCCTGCTGAACCAGAAGCCACTCTCCCTGAAACTCCAG GAGGAGGGCTTGGAGAAGCAGCTGGTGAACCTTTTAATCGAGCTGTCAGCTGAACAGTATGTGCCTGTCTTTGCACACCATCGAATTTCCTTGGAAATGCTCAGCACCATGACTGCCAGTGACCTGGAAAAG ATGGGCATTGCAGAGACTGGCCTGCAGCATGCCATCCTCAGACGGGCACAGGAGATCCTGGCTGTGGCGAAGATGATCCCAG AGCTGCTGAGGACGGAGGACGCTGAGatccctgcagctgcacaacCCAGTGCCCCTGAGGAGGAGGCCCCGAGTTCTGTGGTCCCCACCGCTCCCCTGCTGCAGTGGGATGAGAAGAAGTCAGAGTGCGTTGTCTGcatggagcaggag GCCCAGATGATTTTCCTGCCTTGTGGCcatgtgtgctgctgccagacCTGCTGCAAGCGGCTACAGACCTGTCCCCTGTGCCGCAGGGACATCACACAGCACGTCCGCATCTTCTACAGCAGCTAG
- the LOC112529973 gene encoding uncharacterized protein LOC112529973, protein MDREQITYHAVTHWGRSSIRYPPLVGMLALSPPVGAPEAPRQPRAVEEGPDRRCRASRGRAVVQPPPSRARPPPASGLQKHPRRLALPCSGMAAGPESGGECGICYEAYQGVRGGRAPQRLPCSHSLCQNCLHKLVCRAATVAFISCPFCRMVTLMPEMAPGGRGMTAIPGTPHRARLTAGEEEEENEGSGAHWASGHSVAMEVACAAHAPVFTVSSMVAPCSLRRGPEAPGAFVLGLPGRGLLLDSQPPLTSVENLRLGFAAGILILIVATFFLLVFLK, encoded by the coding sequence ATGGACCGTGAGCAGATAACGTATCACGCGGTCACGCATTGGGGTCGGTCATCCATCCGTTACCCACCACTGGTGGGAATGCTGGCTCTGTCTCCTCCTGTCGGGGCACCCGAAGCGCCACGGCAGCCCCGGGCAGTGGAGGAGGGGCCGGACCGGCGCTGCCGGGCATCCCGGGGCCGGGCTGTAGTTCAGCCTCCGCCTTCCAGGGCACGGCCTCCACCTGCCTCCGGCCTTCAAAAGCACCCGCGGcgcctggcactgccctgcagcggcatggcggcggggccggagAGCGGCGGGGAGTGCGGGATCTGCTATGAGGCGTACCAGGGCGTCAGGGGCGGCCGGGCGCCCCAACGGCTGCCCTGCAGCCACTCCCTCTGCCAGAACTGCCTGCACAAGTTGGTGTGCCGCGCCGCCACTGTTGCTTTCATCAGTTGCCCCTTCTGCAGGATGGTGACGCTGATGCCCGAGATGGCCCCGGGCGGCCGCGGGATGACGGCAATCCCGGGGACCCCGCACCGCGCCCGGCTCACAgccggggaggaggaggaagagaatgAAGGCAGCGGTGCCCATTGGGCCTCGGGGCACTCCGTGGCCATGGAGGTGGCGTGCGCGGCCCACGCTCCCGTCTTTACGGTGAGCAGCATGGTGGCCCCCTGCAGCCTCCGCCGCGGCCCCGAAGCACCGGGAGCCTTCGTGCTGGGGCTGCCGGGgcgggggctgctgctggactCACAGCCGCCCCTCACCTCCGTGGAGAACCTGCGCCTCGGCTTCGCCGCCggcatcctcatcctcatcgTCGCCACCTTCTTCCTGCTCGTCTTCCTCAAGTAG